A window of Eucalyptus grandis isolate ANBG69807.140 chromosome 4, ASM1654582v1, whole genome shotgun sequence genomic DNA:
GTTATtattctattaatttaagtttattgataatattgaacattttcagatattaatttgaatatgtatcaaaagtttagaaacaataaatgaacaaatttaaagttcatGAATGATATtaggaaaagtgttaaaaaaaagtcttaagcattttgtaattatgccaatttagtcataaacattttgatttgatgtcaatttagttcttttcCGCTACTTTTGGACGAATTTTGTTGATTGGGCACCGGTCAGTTGACGTGACACAATTGTTGttaatgtaaacaatttttagtaatattttaatatttttttgaatttttattttccttttatttttttcctttctcctcctccttcttccagCCGGTCACGGGACCTCGTCGGCCTTTAGCTGAGCCCTTGCCAGtggctggtgaggctcgcctgACGCCGGCAAGGTCAACCTTGACCTCATTGACCATCACCTCTGGCCGGTTGACAAGGTCCAGCGATCAGCttgaggaaggaggaagagaaggaaaaataaaaataaaaataaaaataaaaaggaaaaagaaaaagaaaaatgaaataaaataattcaaaatataaaaatattattaaaagttgtccaagTCAACGCCGATCATACCACGTCGGCTAGAACCCAATTagcaaaatctagccaaaattagttggaaatgactaaattgttaccaaataaaaaggttaaggactaaattgacactaataaaatgtttaagactaaattagcacaaatgcaaaaaaattatgacttttttgacattttcccCGGATGATATTACTTATTGAGCAAAAGTTTAACAACCacatagaataaattaaaattgtatGGATCACATTGCACGTTAAATCAAAATGCAAGACCATTTGCTTCATTTTTCCCTATTTATATTATAGAAATTACTCGAGCTAGTTTTCCTATACgagtttgttttttttgtaGGGGGGGTTAAGTTTAAATTTGACAATCTAATCTGTAATTTGTCTTCAATGCTTTGCCTATAAGTTAATTTAGTAGACATGCACTATCAAATCAACTTTATCATTTGCTATTTCTTACTCTATCAACTTATGATCATGCTACCAGAGTTGGTACATGTTTAATGGGACGCCTCTTCGATaaatcgatagaaaagaaaCGAGGAAAACACGTGCATAGAAACCGCCAATGAGGGCTACTAACCCTCTATGTCCATAAATGCAGGTCAACAAAAAATCTTTTCAGAATCGATAGTAAATACAAGCCTCGCCAGCGACTGTCGCAAGGGCAACTAGCCCTTACTTAGAGATTGGAAAAATTCAACACTGAATCGAACTAAGATAGTTAGAGAATTGCATTTTTGCTGAAACTAATAAAACGAGTTTAGAAATTTTTGCCGTAATTCCTCTGTGTCATAACAAATGAATACTCAAGAAATCTTCAGTAAAAACTCCAAGAAGATTATTCGAACTCTAAAATAGTTATGCATTAGTTATTATAATATAGGATAACCTTTGAAGGTACAAATGAATACTCAAGAAATCTTCAGTAAAAACTCCAAGAAGATTATTTGAACTCTAAAAAAGTTATGCGCTAGTTGTTATAATATAGGATAACCTTTGAAGGTCGGGAATGCGAGAACTCCAACCCATGTCGAAAATTTCCACCGGACCACACTAGAGAAAGGCATACACAAAACCAATAACAGAACAGATTTTTAGAACGATCGCAGGCAAAGAGATCGGTCGTTCAGAGCAAATCGATTTTGCCTGCACGAGGATATGCTGTTAGGTGTCAATCGAACTAAACTAAGATTCTGCTCCCACATTATAGGGTAATCCGCCAGATTAGTAGAGCCAGGATCAGGACAAAGCACGGCCTGGTTTTGGGTCGGGTCCACGGACAGTGACATAAAGCGTGCACGTTCTACTTAGCCAGATATTTTAAGCAAGGAGGGAGAGGAAAGGAAGACAGAGCTCAAAGGACAGAAACGGGCACAGAGGCTCTCTCAGTCGCCGCAGGCCTCGATTTCTGGGGAATTCAAAGGAATTAGGACATTTAAAATCATGGGTTCTGTTGCCAAGAAGGGATTGCAGCAGTACCTGTTGCAGCTTCAACAACACCCTTTGAGAACTAAGGTCTAAAACTCAtccctcctctgcttctctctctcttggccacTGTTCTCGTTGACCTTTCAAGTTGGTTAGCATGTTATTGAGTCCGATTTAATTGTTGGATCGCCTTCGCAAGGATTTAGTTGTGTTACCAACTTAGTTGAAATCCTCGTTCGAGTGCAAATTTCAGAGCTTTTTCTTGGAGATTCATGAATCACGTGATTTTGCTGAGCTGTTGTTAGTTGTGATGAAATGGGGCTGGATGAAACTTCAGACTTTAAGGAGTGAATGCGAAGTTTTGATAATTCATTTTGTGCAATAAATGTTCAACCTATGGTGCTATTTAATTGCTTTGTGCAGGCAGTCACTGCAGGAGTGCTGTCAGCAATAAGCGACATAGTAGCACAGAAGCTGACTGGCATACAGAAGCTTCAAATTAAAAGGCTTCTTCTCAAAGTGGTAAACCTTTTTTATCTTCTCACCTCATTAAACTGGTACCATTGCTCGCCTGCACAATGGCAAACGGTTGTGCAATCCAATTTCGATCAATTTATGAACCAGAGAAATCATATTCGTTGTGGAAATCAATAGTATAAACATCTTCTTGTACTGGAATCAGTGGAGTGTTAAAGTAGATGTCTTGATTATCTATGTTCTCAAATCTCTTATGTTCTTCATATTTTCCCCTACCCATTTTGTATTACTGGTGTTAGAATATTCTTCAGCCAAGATTAGGAGTCCCTGTTGCCTAGTAAGATTATGCTGCTGCTGCATCTCTTGTGCATATATAGTTTAGAGATTGTCCTAAACAGAATTGAATGGGACGGTAGCCATTCACTCAGAAATATGCATGATTGAAGACTGGCTAAGCTGGATAGCCACCTTTGCGTGGAATCATTACTTAGTGAAATGTATTAACTAACAGACACTTAGTTCATGCAATtgcgttggagaaattttttaGGCTAAAATGAATAGAAGTACCAATTACGTGTATAATGTAAATGAATTTATGTATGTATACACATGCATCTGTACGTCTTTGTGAATGTATTTTGTAAATTGTTTACTAGGGTTAAAGATATATGTTTCAGCTCTTGAAATGATAATAACAGTGAAGGGCATTTAGCTTTAGTATATGGATGTATGAACTGTGTGTATTTCATATAGTCCACAATTGGCATGAAAAAAAGTTCTTATATCTCTAATGGCAAAAAagttctttccctttttatttacAATTTGCATAAAACAAGTATTACCTTGAATAATAAAACAGTAATTGagatttatgttatttttctctTTGATCAATCGAACGAATGACACATGTGGCATCCAACCGAAAAATTTACTCATAGGGATGTAGCGTAAGTTTTGTGGACGGTATTAAGTTTAAGGCGTGATCTTATAGGAAGTGGGAGATGGTAGCAAGGGGTTTAGTAACTGTCCTCTTAACCTCTAGTTCTAATAGTTACAGTGATTGCGTGGAAGGCAAAACATTGCTACTTTTTGGTCAATGTGGCTTTgatgtgagaaaatattaggagTTTCACCTAATGTCAAAGGACTTCAACCAAGTAAGCATCAGATCAGGTCTTTTGTGGCTCAGAATTTATCAGATTGATTTAGAAAATAGTGCAAACTTCTGTTTTGACAGGGCCATCTGTGGCGCTTAAAGAGATCCTAATAGCAGAAACAGCATAAAGTATCCATCTTCCAGGATTGACCTCTAGATTGACTCTTGCTGGTCTGAGAAAATACTGCAATCAAGCAACCTTTTAGAAGTTGACTTTTCCTAATAATCTTCATAGAGTTTCAAATTACCAAAAACGCTATACACAGGATGTGTCACGTGACTGTATTTTTTTGCAAGGATGTCCCATGGGGCTAAAACTGAGATTACTTGAAGAGCTGTTTTTGTTGATTGCTCATCGTTTCTATTCATGTAATGGTTTCTCTTAATATGATACTTTTTGAGATTAAGGTTCTGTCAATTGCAGCTTTTTGGGTTTGCTTACCTTGGTCCCTTTGGGCATTTCCTCCATATAGCacttgataaaattttcaagggGAAGAAGGATACAAAAACAGTGGCCAAGAAGGTATACTTCTCATTCTCCTTCTACGTGCACGGTCCAGTCAAATCACCAGCACTGAAATCCGCTGCTTTTTTGAGTTGTTGAATTCACATAtgctttcaattatttttatgtttgctTTGGGTATAAACTGTGATGTTTAATGTTCTAGGGAAAATTAGTGGTCATATGCATTTGAGGAGTTGCTTGATTTTTAGGGCCATGTTTCCCTCAATGCTTGTTTGCTCCAACCAGTCTTCTACCTGGTGGCTTACAAACATGGATGTcacccatatatatatatatatatatatatatatatatatatatatttagttaaGTTTGCATGACGGTGATTCCCATTACTAGAAACACACCAATCAGAGGCATGATTGGAGGAAGTTTCCTCCAACTAGGTAGAGGAAAATACGACCCTAAAATTATTATGCCAGCTTCATTGtttcaattgatcacttgatctctcttaaaAATTAGAGAGAATTCTCGGAGCATGCTTAACTATCATTTGGATTATGCAGGTGGTGTTGGAACAGTTGACATCTTCTCCTTGGAACAATTTACTATTCATGATTTACTATGGATTAGTAATTGAGGGTAAGTGGGCAATGGTAATCCCTTGTGTAACATCCATGCTTTATGGAGCTTTGGCCTAGGGAGATTGTTTACAACCTTACTTCCAAGGCGCAAACGTTTGGACTTTTCTATACCATCGTATCAAAGTTGTAGCCAAGAGCAATTTCttcttattttaattctttcaatttgaagtgattagaaatttcaaaagcttGAACAGAGTGTAGGATCCAGAACTTTTGATCCTCCCACCTTGTACCACATCTTTTGCGACTGTTTCCTTAATCCTTACTCTGCT
This region includes:
- the LOC104441420 gene encoding peroxisomal membrane protein PMP22 encodes the protein MGSVAKKGLQQYLLQLQQHPLRTKAVTAGVLSAISDIVAQKLTGIQKLQIKRLLLKVLFGFAYLGPFGHFLHIALDKIFKGKKDTKTVAKKVVLEQLTSSPWNNLLFMIYYGLVIEGRPWMHVRSKIKKDYPSVQYASWTFWPVVGWVNHQYVPLQFRVIFASVIACGWGIFLNLRARSMALTKSS